A single Nostoc sp. PCC 7107 DNA region contains:
- a CDS encoding YifB family Mg chelatase-like AAA ATPase: MLARVWSASIVGIDAVKVGVEVDVSGGLPGIIVLGLPDSAVQESKERVKATLKNAGFAFPMRKIVINLTPADLRKEGPCFDLPISVGILAASEQIHADLLGDYLFLGEVSLDGSLRPVAGVLPIAATAQKMGITGLVVPADNAQEAAVVKGLAVYGCQSISEVVDLLNNPGRYQPVKINDVVETVQVSYPNADLHDVKGQAHGRRALEIAAAGGHNLVFVGPPGSGKTMLARRLSGILPPLEFSEALEVTRIHSVAGLLKNRGSLVRDRPFRSPHHSASGPSLVGGGSFPRPGEISLSHRGILFLDELTEFKRDVLEFLRQPLEDGYVTISRTRQSVVFPAQFTLVASTNPCPCGYYGDTIQQCTCSPRQREQYWAKLSGPLMDRIDLQVAVNRLKPEEITQQPMGESSKSVRERVQQARDRSIHRFQSETSLRCNAQMQSRHLQLWCKLDDASRSLLEAAINKLGLSARASDRILKVARTIADLAGDDDLQAYHVAEAIQYRTIDRML, encoded by the coding sequence ATGTTGGCGAGAGTCTGGAGTGCATCAATTGTTGGCATCGATGCGGTAAAAGTGGGGGTGGAAGTCGATGTATCGGGGGGATTACCAGGAATTATTGTCTTGGGGCTTCCAGATAGTGCGGTTCAGGAATCGAAAGAGAGGGTGAAGGCTACCTTAAAAAATGCTGGTTTTGCCTTTCCGATGCGGAAAATCGTGATTAACTTGACTCCAGCAGATTTACGCAAGGAAGGCCCTTGTTTCGATTTGCCGATTAGTGTGGGTATTTTAGCTGCTTCTGAGCAAATTCATGCTGATTTATTGGGAGATTATCTATTCTTGGGTGAGGTTTCCCTCGACGGGAGTCTTCGGCCTGTGGCTGGGGTTCTACCCATCGCCGCGACTGCCCAAAAAATGGGAATTACGGGTTTAGTTGTCCCGGCTGATAATGCCCAAGAAGCGGCTGTGGTAAAAGGATTGGCTGTTTATGGTTGTCAAAGTATATCAGAAGTAGTTGATTTATTAAATAATCCAGGACGTTACCAACCTGTAAAGATAAATGATGTAGTCGAGACAGTACAAGTATCTTATCCTAATGCAGATTTGCACGATGTTAAAGGACAAGCTCATGGACGGCGGGCTTTAGAAATTGCAGCAGCAGGCGGACATAATTTGGTATTTGTCGGGCCTCCCGGAAGTGGGAAAACAATGTTAGCTAGACGCTTGTCGGGGATTTTACCACCGCTGGAATTTTCCGAAGCATTGGAAGTTACACGGATTCACTCTGTTGCTGGCTTATTAAAAAATCGTGGTTCCTTAGTGCGCGATCGCCCTTTTCGCAGTCCCCACCATTCCGCATCTGGCCCTTCTTTGGTTGGTGGCGGTAGTTTTCCCCGTCCTGGGGAAATCTCGTTATCTCACAGAGGTATATTATTTCTCGATGAACTCACGGAATTTAAGCGTGATGTTTTGGAATTTCTGCGTCAGCCTTTAGAAGATGGTTATGTCACCATTTCCCGCACTAGACAATCTGTGGTTTTTCCCGCACAGTTTACTTTAGTGGCGAGTACCAATCCCTGTCCTTGCGGTTACTACGGCGATACTATTCAACAGTGTACCTGTTCGCCCAGACAACGAGAACAATATTGGGCAAAGCTTTCTGGGCCTTTGATGGATAGAATTGATTTACAAGTGGCGGTGAATCGATTAAAACCAGAGGAAATTACCCAACAACCGATGGGGGAATCATCAAAATCTGTGAGGGAAAGAGTACAACAAGCACGCGATCGCAGTATTCATCGCTTCCAATCAGAAACAAGTCTGCGGTGCAATGCTCAAATGCAAAGCCGACATCTGCAACTATGGTGTAAGTTAGATGATGCTAGTCGTTCTTTATTAGAAGCTGCCATCAATAAATTAGGTTTATCAGCGAGGGCGAGCGATCGCATTCTCAAAGTTGCTCGTACTATTGCAGATTTAGCCGGAGATGATGATTTGCAAGCTTATCATGTTGCTGAAGCTATTCAGTATCGCACTATCGATAGAATGTTGTAA
- a CDS encoding YihY/virulence factor BrkB family protein, translated as MNFQAIVGLFQETFQEWSEDKASRLAAALAYYTIFSIAPLLIIVIAIAGAVFGEEAARGEIVRQIQGLVGRDGAEFIEIAIRNASQPKTGAIASIISILLLLLGATGLFTELQDALNTIWEVQPKPGRAMKNVVRQRALSFAMILGIGFLLLVTLVISTGLTAVVGYFSNLLPGVDILWRILNFLLSFTISTLLFGLIFKVLPDVKITWNDVLIGAVITSLLFSLGRYLLGQYLGNNSFGSTYGAAGSLVVILAWVYYAAQILFFGAEFTQVYARRYGSGIRPTRNAIPMNNNGQSKRIKSDR; from the coding sequence ATGAATTTTCAGGCAATTGTGGGGCTGTTTCAAGAAACTTTTCAAGAATGGAGTGAAGATAAAGCTTCGCGTTTAGCCGCAGCATTAGCTTATTACACGATTTTTTCCATCGCACCGTTGTTGATTATTGTCATTGCGATCGCTGGTGCCGTATTTGGCGAAGAGGCGGCGAGAGGTGAAATTGTCCGGCAAATTCAAGGTTTAGTCGGTAGAGATGGAGCCGAGTTTATCGAAATAGCTATCCGCAACGCCAGCCAACCAAAAACCGGGGCGATCGCTTCCATTATCAGTATTTTACTCTTACTTTTAGGTGCTACAGGCTTATTTACTGAACTTCAAGATGCTCTAAATACAATTTGGGAAGTTCAACCCAAACCCGGAAGGGCGATGAAAAATGTTGTGCGTCAGCGTGCTTTATCTTTTGCGATGATTTTGGGTATTGGTTTTTTACTATTAGTCACACTGGTAATTAGTACAGGTTTAACAGCAGTAGTGGGTTATTTTAGCAACTTACTCCCAGGTGTGGATATTCTTTGGCGCATCCTGAACTTTTTACTTTCTTTTACAATTAGCACACTACTTTTTGGGTTAATTTTCAAAGTTTTACCAGATGTCAAAATTACCTGGAATGATGTGTTAATTGGTGCTGTCATTACTTCACTTTTATTTTCTTTGGGTAGATATTTATTAGGTCAATATCTTGGTAATAACAGTTTTGGTTCAACTTACGGTGCAGCGGGTTCACTAGTAGTCATTCTCGCTTGGGTTTATTATGCCGCCCAAATTCTCTTTTTTGGCGCAGAGTTTACGCAAGTTTATGCGCGGAGATACGGTAGTGGTATTCGACCGACGCGCAATGCCATACCCATGAATAATAATGGTCAATCGAAACGCATCAAAAGCGATCGCTGA
- the purB gene encoding adenylosuccinate lyase: MIERYTLPEMGNLWTEFYKFQTWLQVEIAACEAQAELGYIPSSAVAEIKAKANFEPQRILEIEAEVRHDVIAFLTNVNEYVGEAGRYIHLGLTSSDVLDTALALQMVASLDVISQRLADLIEAIRHKARKHKNTVMIGRSHGIHAEPITFGFKLAGWLAEVLRHQERLKTLRETIAVGKISGAVGTYANIEPRVEAIACEKLGLKPDTASTQVISRDRHADYVQQLALLAASIERFAVEIRNLQKTDVLEVEEFFAKGQKGSSAMPHKRNPIRSERLTGMARLVRSHAGATLENVALWHERDISHSSVERVVLPDACILTHFMLVEITDLVTNLLVYPENMARNLNCYGGVVFSQRVLLTLIDKGLNREEAYAIVQQSAHAAWNQPEGHFHDLISQDPRVTAKLSPAEIEKCFDPQHHLQHLDEVYKRLDI; encoded by the coding sequence TTGATTGAGCGTTATACCTTGCCCGAAATGGGCAACCTGTGGACTGAATTTTATAAATTCCAAACCTGGCTTCAGGTAGAGATTGCAGCTTGTGAAGCCCAAGCTGAACTGGGTTACATTCCCTCTAGTGCAGTTGCGGAAATCAAAGCTAAGGCTAATTTTGAGCCTCAGCGGATTCTCGAAATTGAAGCGGAAGTCCGTCATGATGTCATCGCTTTCTTGACAAATGTCAATGAATATGTTGGTGAAGCGGGACGTTATATTCACCTAGGCTTAACCAGTTCTGATGTATTGGATACAGCTTTAGCACTGCAAATGGTTGCTAGTTTGGATGTAATATCCCAAAGACTGGCAGATTTGATTGAGGCAATTCGTCACAAGGCACGGAAACATAAAAATACCGTGATGATTGGGCGATCGCATGGTATCCACGCCGAACCCATCACCTTTGGTTTTAAGTTGGCTGGGTGGTTGGCGGAAGTATTGCGTCATCAAGAAAGGCTGAAAACTCTCCGGGAAACCATTGCTGTGGGCAAAATTTCCGGTGCGGTGGGAACTTATGCCAACATTGAACCCCGTGTGGAAGCGATCGCCTGTGAAAAACTCGGACTCAAACCGGATACAGCTTCCACACAAGTAATTTCCCGCGATCGTCACGCCGATTACGTACAGCAATTGGCATTACTGGCGGCATCCATTGAACGTTTTGCTGTGGAAATTCGCAATCTGCAAAAAACAGACGTTTTGGAAGTTGAAGAATTCTTCGCCAAAGGCCAAAAAGGTTCCAGTGCAATGCCCCACAAACGCAATCCCATCCGTTCTGAAAGATTAACGGGGATGGCGCGTTTGGTGAGAAGCCATGCAGGTGCAACCTTAGAAAACGTGGCTTTGTGGCATGAACGGGACATTTCCCACAGTTCTGTAGAACGGGTGGTATTGCCAGACGCGTGTATTTTGACGCACTTTATGTTGGTAGAAATCACCGACTTAGTGACAAATCTACTGGTGTATCCTGAGAACATGGCGCGAAATCTCAACTGTTATGGCGGTGTAGTCTTCAGCCAAAGAGTGCTACTCACCTTAATAGACAAAGGTTTAAACCGAGAAGAAGCTTATGCGATCGTGCAACAAAGCGCCCACGCTGCTTGGAATCAGCCAGAAGGACATTTCCACGACTTAATTAGTCAAGATCCGCGAGTTACAGCAAAACTCTCACCCGCAGAAATTGAAAAGTGTTTTGATCCGCAGCACCATCTCCAGCATTTGGATGAAGTTTACAAGCGCTTGGATATTTAA
- a CDS encoding DUF4126 domain-containing protein, translated as MVEIFAILSASAAAGLRIGIPLLIIGLLQGSNLWSQTPILSHISPQILLVILTSWSLLEFFGSKKLLGQRVIQVVELFLSPLVGAIMGLAVASATTTPAWLIALTGGLLALVLQLVQIGWFYRLRGLPLWAAFLQDTLCIALVLFAFGAPWQGGLIALILLWFAVRSAKQWYDWRYQKKRIY; from the coding sequence ATGGTTGAAATATTTGCCATACTTTCTGCTTCTGCGGCAGCAGGGTTAAGAATAGGCATACCCCTATTAATTATCGGACTGTTGCAGGGCAGCAACTTGTGGTCACAGACTCCAATTTTATCTCACATTTCCCCGCAGATTTTGTTAGTTATTCTCACCAGTTGGTCATTATTAGAATTCTTTGGTAGCAAAAAACTGCTGGGACAAAGAGTAATACAAGTAGTTGAGTTATTTTTATCTCCACTTGTGGGGGCAATTATGGGTTTAGCTGTCGCTTCCGCCACAACTACACCTGCTTGGTTGATTGCCTTAACAGGTGGATTATTAGCCTTAGTATTACAACTTGTGCAAATTGGTTGGTTTTATCGCTTGCGCGGCTTACCTTTGTGGGCAGCTTTTTTGCAAGATACCCTCTGTATTGCTTTAGTGTTGTTCGCCTTTGGTGCGCCTTGGCAAGGAGGATTAATTGCTTTGATATTGCTGTGGTTTGCCGTGCGTAGTGCTAAACAATGGTATGACTGGCGTTATCAAAAGAAACGTATTTATTAA
- the lgt gene encoding prolipoprotein diacylglyceryl transferase, with amino-acid sequence MVLDISSLPLAFQFTSPGPILVKIGPLTIRWYGLLIATAVLVGVSLSQYLAKRRNVNPELLSDLSIWLVIGAIPAARLYYVLFEWAEYVKRPEKIIAIWEGGIAIHGAIIGGTIAALIFAKLKRVSFWQLADLVAPSLILGQAIGRWGNFFNSEAFGSPTNLPWKLYISPERRPSGLENFEYFHPTFLYESLWDLMVFALLLNLFLRGVSGKLRLKTGTLIMAYLTAYSTGRFWIEGLRTDSLMLGPLRIAQVVSLTGILAGLAGLAWLYYRKRPLPDVVATE; translated from the coding sequence ATGGTACTGGATATCTCTTCTTTGCCGTTGGCATTTCAATTCACTTCCCCAGGCCCGATTTTGGTGAAAATTGGCCCATTAACTATCCGCTGGTATGGCTTGTTGATTGCTACGGCGGTGTTAGTGGGTGTTAGCCTTTCTCAGTACTTGGCAAAGCGCCGTAATGTTAATCCAGAGTTGCTGAGTGATTTGTCAATTTGGCTGGTAATTGGGGCAATTCCCGCAGCAAGACTATATTATGTTTTGTTTGAATGGGCAGAATATGTCAAGCGCCCAGAAAAAATTATCGCTATTTGGGAAGGTGGTATTGCGATTCACGGTGCAATTATCGGTGGAACAATAGCCGCCTTAATTTTTGCCAAACTCAAGCGAGTTTCTTTTTGGCAATTAGCAGATTTAGTTGCACCTTCTCTAATTTTAGGACAGGCGATCGGGCGGTGGGGCAATTTCTTTAACTCGGAAGCTTTTGGTAGTCCGACTAATTTACCTTGGAAGTTATATATTTCCCCAGAACGCCGTCCTTCTGGATTAGAAAATTTTGAATATTTCCATCCCACCTTTTTGTATGAATCACTGTGGGATTTAATGGTGTTTGCCTTGCTGTTAAATTTATTTTTGCGAGGTGTGTCTGGTAAGCTACGCCTAAAAACAGGCACTTTAATTATGGCTTACTTAACAGCTTACAGCACAGGTCGCTTTTGGATTGAAGGTTTACGCACTGATAGTTTAATGCTGGGGCCGTTGAGAATAGCTCAAGTTGTGAGTTTAACAGGCATTCTCGCTGGTTTAGCTGGTTTAGCTTGGTTGTATTATCGTAAACGTCCTTTACCTGATGTGGTTGCAACTGAATAA
- the cobM gene encoding precorrin-4 C(11)-methyltransferase, with protein METQLNFLKAAVYIVGAGPGDPDLLTVKAQKLLSRADVILFADALVPEQILNLCRPDAEIIPTADKTLEEIVALMVERVRSQQKSLVRLHSGDPSLYSAVHEQMQMLADADIPFEVVPGISAFQAAAAKLKVELTVPGLVQTIILTRISGRTEVPSTEELASLAAHHASLCLYLSARHVENAQAKLLEHYLSDTPVAICFRLCWPDEKIRVVPLTQMVECTQQENLIRTTLYIISPALKAANGRSHLYNPEYHHLFRA; from the coding sequence ATGGAAACTCAGCTAAATTTTCTAAAAGCAGCCGTTTATATTGTAGGTGCGGGGCCGGGAGACCCTGATTTATTAACTGTTAAGGCACAAAAGCTTCTCTCTAGGGCAGATGTAATTTTATTTGCTGATGCTTTAGTTCCTGAACAAATTTTAAATCTGTGCCGACCAGATGCGGAAATTATTCCGACTGCGGATAAGACTTTAGAAGAGATTGTAGCCTTGATGGTGGAACGGGTGCGATCGCAACAAAAATCTCTGGTTCGTCTCCACTCTGGCGATCCCAGTCTCTACAGTGCTGTTCACGAACAAATGCAAATGCTGGCTGATGCTGATATTCCTTTTGAAGTTGTCCCAGGAATTAGCGCCTTTCAAGCAGCCGCAGCCAAACTCAAGGTAGAATTAACAGTCCCCGGTTTAGTTCAAACTATCATCCTCACTCGCATCAGCGGGCGTACCGAAGTCCCATCAACAGAAGAGTTAGCCAGCCTCGCCGCCCATCACGCGAGTTTGTGTTTGTATCTCAGCGCGCGTCATGTCGAAAACGCCCAAGCTAAATTACTCGAACATTACCTCAGTGATACCCCTGTGGCGATTTGCTTTCGTCTATGCTGGCCTGATGAAAAAATTCGGGTTGTCCCCCTCACCCAAATGGTGGAATGCACCCAGCAAGAAAATCTTATTCGCACCACGCTTTATATAATTAGTCCTGCACTGAAAGCGGCAAACGGGCGATCGCACTTATATAATCCTGAATATCATCATTTATTTCGTGCTTAA
- a CDS encoding phenylpyruvate tautomerase MIF-related protein, protein MPLIKVQTSVSAPAKPEVETMLKSLSGKLAKHLGKPESYVMTAFEADVPMTFAGTTDPVCYIEIKSVGMMKPNQTEAMSQDFCRQINQALGVPQNRIYIEFADATGAMWGWNSTTFG, encoded by the coding sequence ATGCCATTAATTAAAGTACAAACTTCAGTATCTGCACCTGCAAAACCTGAAGTTGAGACGATGCTGAAGAGTTTGTCAGGGAAATTAGCCAAACATTTAGGTAAACCAGAATCTTATGTGATGACAGCCTTTGAAGCCGATGTTCCTATGACTTTTGCGGGAACTACAGACCCGGTTTGTTACATCGAAATTAAAAGTGTTGGGATGATGAAGCCTAACCAAACTGAAGCAATGAGTCAAGATTTTTGTCGGCAGATTAATCAAGCTTTAGGTGTACCACAAAATCGGATTTACATAGAATTTGCGGATGCTACAGGTGCAATGTGGGGCTGGAATAGCACAACATTTGGCTAG
- a CDS encoding IS5 family transposase (programmed frameshift) — MARKSYPTDLTDMEWEILAPLIPPAKEGGHPRTTDMREVCNAIYYHLKTGCQWNMLPGDFPPSSTVYNYYRKWQRKGVWEKLNHSLRGQVRLKLGKSTQPSALAADSQSVKTDPKKGDVYGFDGGKKVKGRKRQTLVDSLGLLLKVVVSEANAPERVLAAYALMELLEERPELLEKVEVLWVDSGYDGDKFALCVWLMIQAHVEVIRRTESEFQVLPKRWVVERTFGWFNQYHRLSKDYERLPEMSEAAIYAVMTRIMLRRLVV; from the exons ATGGCGCGAAAGTCTTACCCCACAGACTTAACAGATATGGAGTGGGAAATCCTAGCCCCCTTGATTCCACCAGCGAAAGAAGGAGGACACCCGCGCACAACTGATATGCGGGAGGTATGCAACGCTATCTACTATCACCTGAAGACAGGATGCCAATGGAATATGCTTCCGGGAGACTTCCCGCCCAGCTCAACTGTATACAACTACTACCGCAAATGGCAGCGCAAAGGGGTATGGGAAAAATTAAACCATTCATTACGCGGTCAGGTTCGCTTAAAATTAGGTAAATCAACACAACCCAGCGCCCTCGCCGCAGACAGTCAGTCAGTTAAAACTGACC CAAAAAAGGGGGATGTGTACGGTTTTGATGGCGGTAAAAAGGTAAAAGGGCGAAAGCGACAGACTTTGGTTGATAGCCTGGGATTATTGTTGAAAGTGGTTGTAAGTGAAGCAAATGCCCCAGAGCGAGTGCTTGCTGCCTATGCTTTGATGGAATTGTTAGAGGAGCGTCCTGAATTACTTGAGAAAGTTGAAGTTTTATGGGTTGATTCCGGTTATGACGGTGATAAGTTTGCTCTTTGTGTTTGGTTGATGATCCAAGCTCATGTTGAAGTCATACGGCGTACCGAGTCAGAATTTCAGGTTTTACCGAAACGTTGGGTAGTCGAAAGAACATTTGGGTGGTTTAACCAATATCATCGTCTCAGCAAAGATTATGAGCGCCTACCCGAAATGAGTGAAGCTGCTATATATGCTGTTATGACTCGGATTATGTTGCGTCGTCTTGTCGTCTAA